Part of the Rhizobium viscosum genome is shown below.
GCTGGAATCGCTGCGATCCCTGGTCCTTGGTACAATGTCGTTCCGACGACCTCCCAGCACAAGGACGCCGCAAAGAAGTTCATTGCTTTTGCGATCGCCAACAATGCGTTGGGCATCGAGGCCCCGCTCGGCCTGGCGGCGACGAATTCAGCCTATCGCAGCTATGTCGGCAAGCCCGGCTATGAACATTTCACGCCACTCCTGGAGACGCTGAGTGCCCCCGCGACGCAAGGCCGGCCGATAAACGAGAAATATCAGGAAATCGTCGATGAAGCCGTCCTGCCGGCGGTTCAGCAGGCGCTGACCTGCACGGCCGATGTCGGAGACGTGCTCAAGGAAGCCAGGGAAACGATCGAGGACATTCTCAACTGACCTCGTAAGTTCCTCAGTATCGCGGGAGGATCAAATGGCGCCCGCATTATCAGCTTTCGGAGACGGAAATGTCGGATGAAGACCGATTTGTGCTCTGCATGCTCGCGCCTGCAGTCGCCCTGCTTGGCCTGCTGGTCGCGTATCCGGTGGGCCTGTTGATATTCGATTCCTTTTTCAAGGTCGAAACGATCACGCCCCACATACGCGAATGGGTTGGACTGAAAAACTATGTTGATGCGCTGACCTCTAAGCGCGTCGCCGAAAGCGCTATGCGGACCCTGCAATATTCGGTCTTTGCACTCTTTTTCGAATTCACCTTCGGATTCTGCGCCGCACTGCTGTTCTCCGCCATGGTGGGTCAATCGCGCTGGCACCGGACAATTTTTGCTCTGCCGCTGATGGTCCCGCCAATCGTCGCGGGCCTGTTGTGGCGATTTCTGCTGGTCGGCAATATCGGCATTCTGAACTATGGCCTCGTTCGCCTGGGGCTTATCGACGATCCCAATGATATCGCCTGGCTGTCCAGCGAGGACATCGTCATCTATTCCGTCTCGTTCGCCGACATCTGGCTGACGACCTCCTTTGTCGCGCTCGTCTCCTATGCCGGGCTGACGAATATTCCGAGGGATTTGCTGGAAGCGGCGCGCATCGACGGGGCCAACGCGCTGAAGCGGTTCTGGCACGTCACCCTGCCTCTGATGCGCCCGGTGATCGCCGTCGTGGTGATCGTACGTGGCGTAGATGCCGCCAAGACCTTCGATCTCATCTGGATTCAGACGCAGGGCGGTCCCCGCCACGCCTCCGAAGTGTTCTCGATGAACATCTATCAGCGCATGGTTCGTTTCGGCGATCTCGGCGAGGCCTCGGCTTCCGGCACGCTGTTCCTCCTCGTCATGATGGTTCTGGCGGCCGTTGCCTATTGGAGGATATGGAGGCCGGCCCATGCATAGAATGTCCCGCCTCAATACCAGCGGCGTCCTGATCAATGCGGCCGCTCTCGTGCTGGTGCTGTCCTACGCGCTGCCTTATATCTACCTGCTGATGACCTCCATCAAGCCGGCGGCCGATGTCCAGCAGATCCCGCCGAGCTTCTTTCCCGCCGTCATATCGTTCGAGAATTTTCGCGAAGTCCTGCAATCTTCTGCCTTGCCGAAGGCCTTCCTCAGTTCTCTCACGGTGGCGGCCCTGACGACGGCGCTTTCGCTGCTGGTGGCCGTGCCCGCCGCCTACGTTGCGACGCAGTATCGCCGCCGGATCACGACGCTTTTCCTGCTTTTTGCTCTGGTCACCCGCATGGTGCCGTCGGTGTCTCTGGGCGTGCCGCTGTTCCAGCTTTTGAAGTCCATGGGCCTGCTCGACACCATTCCGGGGTTGGTCCTGGCCCACACTTCAGCCGCGGTGCCGCTGGCGCTGCTACTCATGTCCGCCTTCTTCGAAGGCGTGCCGAAAGAGCTTGAAGAGGCCGCACGCATCGATGGCTGCACGCGCTTCCAAGCCTTTCGAAAGATCATACTTCCGGTGATGACGGGCGGGATCGCGGTGACCGCGCTCTTCACCTTCATCACCAGCTGGAACGAGTTCCTTTATGCGCTGCTGCTGACGTCGGAAGCGACGAAGACGGCCCCGATCGTCATTGCCGAATACAATTCCGTCTATGGGCTTGCCTGGGGAGCGATGACCGCAGCCGCGGTGCTCTATTCGCTGCCCGTCATCATCGTAACGCTCGCACTTCAAAAACAGATCGTCGGCGGCCTGACGTTCGGCGCTGTCAAGGGATGAGGAGGCATGCATGGCCGACATAGAACTGCGCAATATCAACAAGATCTACGGCAACAGCTTCCACGCCCTTCACGATCTGAACTTCGACATCAGAGATGGTGAGTTCATGGTATTTGTCGGGCCATCGGGATGCGGGAAGTCGACGGCGCTCAGAATGATCGCCGGGCTGGAGAGCATTTCCAGTGGCGAACTCAGGATCGGTAGCCGGGTCGTCAACCATGTCGATCCCAAGGACCGCGACATTGCCATGGTGTTCCAGTCCTACGCGCTCTATCCGCACAAGACCGTGCGCGAGAACATCGCGTTTCCCCTGCTGATGGCGGGATTGCCGAAGGCCGAGATCGACAGTCGCGTAAACGAGGCGGCGCGCATCCTCGAACTGACGGTACTGCTTGACCGCAAGCCGGCGCTCCTCTCCGGCGGCCAGCGCCAACGCGTCGCGATGGGTCGCGCGATCGTCCGCAAGCCGGCTGCCTTCCTGATGGATGAACCGCTCTCCAACCTCGATGCCAAGCTGCGCGTGCAGATGCGGGCCGAGATCGCCAGCCTGCAAAGAAGACTCAACGTCACGACGATCTACGTTACGCATGACCAGGTCGAGGCGATGACGATGGGCGATCGCGTCGCGGTGATGAAAGGCGGCGTGCTGCAGCAAGTCGACACACCGAACAACCTCTACAATCGCCCCGACAATGTCTTTGTCGCCGCCTTTATCGGATCGCCCTCGATGAACTTGTACGAGGCTGTCCTGGATGGAAGGACGTTGACCCTGGGCAGCAACAATTTCCAGATCCCTGACCGGGTCTTCGAATGCCGCCCCTCGCTCAGCGGTGCGTCGAACCGTCAGGTCATTGTCGGTATCCGGCCCGAGCACATGAACGACGCCGCCGTCCGGCCGTCTTCGGCCGAGATCTCGGCCCCGGTCACCCTCGTTGAGGCGCTAGGTTCTGAATCCATGGTGCATTTGAATATCGATGCACCCTGGGTGGATGCTGGCGACCTGGACGCCGTCGCCGACATCGGCGACAGAAAAGCTGCCGTAGCCCGCTTTTCTTCCAAGAGCACAGCACGCGCAGGTGAGATCGCGCGCATCGCTGTCGATGCCGAAGAACTTCATTTCTTTGAACCTGATACCCGCACCAGCATCTGGTGATGGTACAGCCAGCAGAAAAACAGGAATGACGAGTCCATCTACCGCAACCAATCGCCTGCTACCCTTTCGGCTCGCACTACGAACTCAAACAAAGAGCCGGTGAACGCATTTGCCCAGGCGGGTTGCGAGCGACAAGCCCATCAAGAACATCCGTCTACTTTCCGCTGGGGAGTAAGACATGTCCGAGGAGACAATAATAATGGTCAGCGAAAACTGTTACGACGTAACGAAGTATCCCGTAGGGAATCCCTATGAGGATATCGGAGCGGTCATCAATAGCATCATTGCTGACATCAAGAGCAGGCAAGCGGTTGCCGACCTAAAAGATGGCGGAAAACCTGGAGCAGTTATCTATATACCGCCCGGCGATTATCGTCTTGTCACTCAAGTCGTTATAGACGTGAGCTTTCTGAAAATTATGGGCTCTGGACATGGATTTACGTCCTCGAGCATCCGTTTCAACACGCCCATAAACGAACTGGCACAGTGGCGCGAAGTATGGCCGGGCGGAAGCCGCATACTTGTGGACATTTCTCCTGAGGCCGCTGACGGTGAGGCTGCTGGAGCCGCATTTCATGTCAAGCGCACCGGAAATCCTCGTATAAGCTCTGTCGAGTTTGCTGACTTTTGCATCGATGGCCTGCACTTCACCGACGATGGTTCGGGGCAAAATGATGCGGAAAATACATACAAGAATGACAAAACGGGAATCTATGTCGGCAGCGCCAATGACTCATTCCGAATAACGGGGATGGGTCTTATCTATCTGGAGCATGGAGTTACTGTTCACGATGCAGATGCGCTGGCGATAGATAACAACTTCATTGCGGAGTGCGGCAACTGTATCGAATTGAAAGGTATGGGGCAGGCCTCAAGAATAGCAAACAATTTTATCGGAGCCGGATATAGAGGGCATTCAATCTATGCTGAAAATTATGGGGGCATTCTAGTATCCTCAAACAACGTATTCCCTCGAGGAGCGAGCAGTGTCTATTTCTCCGGCGTCGTGCGCTCCTCGATCACGGGAAATAGATTCCACTCTTTTTATCCGGGAATGTTGGTTTTTGCTGCTAATTGCTGCGAGAACTTGGTGTCCTCAAATCACTTTTTGCGAGATCGCGAGCCATGGGCGCCGATGCAGAAATACGATAACGGTCTGGATGATCTGTTCGGACTTTTGCACATTGACGGCAGCAACAACTCGGTAATCGCGAACCACATTTCGGAAACAATAGACACGCAGTTTATCAAGCCACACGCCGTCAAGCCGGTGATAATCAATGTGGTTTCCGGTACCGGCAATTACATTGCCAACAATCACATTGTGGCCACAACCGAAGTATCGCAGATCAACGATGCACCAAACAGCGCCTGTTTTTCAACACAAGTCGGCGCCTTGCTTTCAACCAGCGATCTGAAAGCCCTCGAAGTGACGGCAGTGCTAGTGCAACAGGGGTCGGTACGGAACACAATCCTGGATTCAGGCAATGACGAACAGGTTGAGATCGACAGAACAGTGAATGCATTCAGGAGCACTCCCGTTCCTGGGCAATAGTCGGCAATTTTCAATGTAGAGCGAGCTTAGCTAGACCGCCGGTCGAAAATTCAGTGGCTATTTGGAGATGTATTCATGGCGAACCAAATGGAAAACGGGAAGTTGGCCCGTTGATGAAGCAAAACCTATTCCTCCCCGCGGGGTACCGCTTGGAATTTTGGGCCGCCGGCAACGGCTTTTTTCGTATCAGCATCGATGGAAAAACGGTTTGGCAGGTTCCGTCATTTGCCACTCATCCGGAGTTTTTCACGTATCATCACAGTGAAGCTTGCGAGGTCACCATCGTCACCAATGCGCCGGGCGGTGTTCTTTGGGCCTACGGGTATCAGCATCAAACCGTGAACGAGACCGGCATAACAGTCTTTGAATTTTCGGAAGAAGGGATCCTTCAACGCACCGGTGCGGAAATAAAAGATTGGCTTCGGTCCGTTCCGGATCGTCCCGCGCTTCATTTCTCGCCAATCCGGCATTGGATGAACGATCCCGTAGGTCTCTGCAAGATCGGCGAGCTATGGCACCTCTTCTATCAATTCCATCCCGCTGGCGGCGACTGGGGGCCGATGCATTGGGGACATGCGGCCAGCCGCGATCTGGTCAATTGGTTGCACATGCCGGTTTTCCTACACCCGGAACAAAACCTTTGGCGTCTTGGCGCCACTGGAGGAGCATTTTCCGGCAACGCCTTTTTAGATCGAGATGGAAGATTGATGTTCTTCTATACAGAGCGCTTGCCGGCGTATGATTTGTTCGAGGGCTATCGAGAAGTTCAGAAAATCGCCTACCCAGATCGGAGGATGATCAAGGCGGAAGCCATTGTGACGGTGTTGGAACAGCGTCCCGACGGGGTAGAACACGACTTCCGTGATCCAAAGGTTTGGTGGGACGACGCAGCCAACGCCTATCGCATGATTCTCGGCGCATCGATCGAGGGCGATCCCGCGGTCTTGTTGTTTGGCTCCGGCGATGGCCTTGATTGGCAATATATCAGGCCGCTCTACCGCGCGCCGGTCAACTTCCGCCAAGAAGGCGCACGTGCGGTCGAATGCCCGGATTTTCTTCGGCTGGGGGATAAGTGGGTTCTGGTGATGGGTTTTGTGGGCCATGTCGAGCCACGAACACAGCGCCACAATCTTCTTTACGCGCTGATCGGTGAGTTTAACGAGGACCATTTCGTGCCCGACACGCCGGAACTGCAATTGCTGGATTTTGGGACTGACTATTACGCGATGCAGAGTTTCGAGGCAGACGGACGTCAGATCGCGTTTGCCTGGCTTTTCAACTGGGAATATCGCAAGCCCGAGGGTTCATCCTATTCCGGCGAAATGTCCCTGCCCCGCGTTTTAAGCCTGAGCGAAGACAAGAAGAGGCTGCTCATGCTGCCGGTGATTGAAGTCGACGGGCACTATGCCGCCGACCCAGTTATTGAAAACCAAAGTGGCCAATACTCGCTGCCGAAAGCTCCCATTGAAATCCGGCTTGCCGGGCCGCTCGAAGGCAGCAAGCTTGTCGCGACGAAAGGTGGCGAGCTTGCTTTCGAGGTAAGCGTCGCCGACGGCATCCTATTGATTCGCCTCGCCGAGGACGACGGCTCAATCCACTATGTGGCGGAGCTCGGCGAGGCGAAGGACCTTCGTCTGTTTCATGACTGCGGAATCGTCGAGATCTTCGCCGACGGCGGAGCGGTTTGTGGAACGCGCCGCGGCTACGTGAATATCGACCCCGATCGCCTGGAAATCTCAACCACTGCAGCAGCGCGGGTGCTTGAAAGACATTAGATTACGGCTTCACTTGCCGTGCAACGACCGGGCGGCTCGACGCACTCATCTCGCAGAACTCGCCCTGGACAAGCAAAAGGGCGGAAATGCCGGCCTCGTTCGCGGCCCGCAAAAGCGCTTGCCGAAGCTCCTCCGGGCTGGTTTCCCCAACGAGGGCATCAGCGCAGGCCTTTACGGCGATGACGTAGTCCTCCCCGTCGTCGAGCGGCCAATCCTGGATGAGAACGCGTGCCGCGTCGATGACATTGCGGATGACCGTTCGCGGCTGCTTGTTATGGAAATTGAGGCCGATCGGCGCAAAGGC
Proteins encoded:
- a CDS encoding ABC transporter ATP-binding protein; its protein translation is MADIELRNINKIYGNSFHALHDLNFDIRDGEFMVFVGPSGCGKSTALRMIAGLESISSGELRIGSRVVNHVDPKDRDIAMVFQSYALYPHKTVRENIAFPLLMAGLPKAEIDSRVNEAARILELTVLLDRKPALLSGGQRQRVAMGRAIVRKPAAFLMDEPLSNLDAKLRVQMRAEIASLQRRLNVTTIYVTHDQVEAMTMGDRVAVMKGGVLQQVDTPNNLYNRPDNVFVAAFIGSPSMNLYEAVLDGRTLTLGSNNFQIPDRVFECRPSLSGASNRQVIVGIRPEHMNDAAVRPSSAEISAPVTLVEALGSESMVHLNIDAPWVDAGDLDAVADIGDRKAAVARFSSKSTARAGEIARIAVDAEELHFFEPDTRTSIW
- a CDS encoding DUF982 domain-containing protein; its protein translation is MTTNRYSAFAPIGLNFHNKQPRTVIRNVIDAARVLIQDWPLDDGEDYVIAVKACADALVGETSPEELRQALLRAANEAGISALLLVQGEFCEMSASSRPVVARQVKP
- a CDS encoding carbohydrate ABC transporter permease, translating into MHRMSRLNTSGVLINAAALVLVLSYALPYIYLLMTSIKPAADVQQIPPSFFPAVISFENFREVLQSSALPKAFLSSLTVAALTTALSLLVAVPAAYVATQYRRRITTLFLLFALVTRMVPSVSLGVPLFQLLKSMGLLDTIPGLVLAHTSAAVPLALLLMSAFFEGVPKELEEAARIDGCTRFQAFRKIILPVMTGGIAVTALFTFITSWNEFLYALLLTSEATKTAPIVIAEYNSVYGLAWGAMTAAAVLYSLPVIIVTLALQKQIVGGLTFGAVKG
- a CDS encoding carbohydrate ABC transporter permease, encoding MSDEDRFVLCMLAPAVALLGLLVAYPVGLLIFDSFFKVETITPHIREWVGLKNYVDALTSKRVAESAMRTLQYSVFALFFEFTFGFCAALLFSAMVGQSRWHRTIFALPLMVPPIVAGLLWRFLLVGNIGILNYGLVRLGLIDDPNDIAWLSSEDIVIYSVSFADIWLTTSFVALVSYAGLTNIPRDLLEAARIDGANALKRFWHVTLPLMRPVIAVVVIVRGVDAAKTFDLIWIQTQGGPRHASEVFSMNIYQRMVRFGDLGEASASGTLFLLVMMVLAAVAYWRIWRPAHA
- a CDS encoding glycoside hydrolase family 32 protein — protein: MKQNLFLPAGYRLEFWAAGNGFFRISIDGKTVWQVPSFATHPEFFTYHHSEACEVTIVTNAPGGVLWAYGYQHQTVNETGITVFEFSEEGILQRTGAEIKDWLRSVPDRPALHFSPIRHWMNDPVGLCKIGELWHLFYQFHPAGGDWGPMHWGHAASRDLVNWLHMPVFLHPEQNLWRLGATGGAFSGNAFLDRDGRLMFFYTERLPAYDLFEGYREVQKIAYPDRRMIKAEAIVTVLEQRPDGVEHDFRDPKVWWDDAANAYRMILGASIEGDPAVLLFGSGDGLDWQYIRPLYRAPVNFRQEGARAVECPDFLRLGDKWVLVMGFVGHVEPRTQRHNLLYALIGEFNEDHFVPDTPELQLLDFGTDYYAMQSFEADGRQIAFAWLFNWEYRKPEGSSYSGEMSLPRVLSLSEDKKRLLMLPVIEVDGHYAADPVIENQSGQYSLPKAPIEIRLAGPLEGSKLVATKGGELAFEVSVADGILLIRLAEDDGSIHYVAELGEAKDLRLFHDCGIVEIFADGGAVCGTRRGYVNIDPDRLEISTTAAARVLERH
- a CDS encoding NosD domain-containing protein, which translates into the protein MVSENCYDVTKYPVGNPYEDIGAVINSIIADIKSRQAVADLKDGGKPGAVIYIPPGDYRLVTQVVIDVSFLKIMGSGHGFTSSSIRFNTPINELAQWREVWPGGSRILVDISPEAADGEAAGAAFHVKRTGNPRISSVEFADFCIDGLHFTDDGSGQNDAENTYKNDKTGIYVGSANDSFRITGMGLIYLEHGVTVHDADALAIDNNFIAECGNCIELKGMGQASRIANNFIGAGYRGHSIYAENYGGILVSSNNVFPRGASSVYFSGVVRSSITGNRFHSFYPGMLVFAANCCENLVSSNHFLRDREPWAPMQKYDNGLDDLFGLLHIDGSNNSVIANHISETIDTQFIKPHAVKPVIINVVSGTGNYIANNHIVATTEVSQINDAPNSACFSTQVGALLSTSDLKALEVTAVLVQQGSVRNTILDSGNDEQVEIDRTVNAFRSTPVPGQ